The proteins below come from a single Methanothrix thermoacetophila PT genomic window:
- a CDS encoding AAA family ATPase yields the protein MRSIQKTGVKGLSGKTDRNRITGARFLLLRPAGYPLKSTFQESPVVSDPVLFERYAKEQWYGELVRAGAYLFDRRLYPDFAFKVVKVYPREAVIGADTTIVVEKRIEPAAVVEPASFDDVVGQLDAKRKVKVIKRYLEEPERFGSWAPRNILFYGASGTGKTMIARALATEANVSMMPVKSTSLIGEFVGEGARQIHSLYDRAEQLSPCIIFIDEIDAIALDRRYQDLRGDVSEIVNALLTEMDGISSRRGVCTIAATNKIELLDPSIRSRFEEEIEFKLPSHEDRLEILRRNASKMPLEVRGDLAEIAKLTEGFSGRDLVDKILKVALHQAIIEDSRFVERRHLMDALQRIKRDVKEPPGEMFI from the coding sequence GTGCGATCCATCCAGAAGACCGGCGTAAAGGGCTTGAGCGGGAAGACTGACAGGAACCGTATAACAGGTGCAAGGTTTTTGCTTCTCAGACCTGCTGGATATCCTCTAAAGAGCACGTTTCAGGAGTCTCCTGTCGTATCAGACCCAGTGCTATTCGAACGGTACGCAAAGGAGCAGTGGTACGGCGAGCTTGTCAGAGCAGGAGCATATCTTTTCGACAGGCGACTATACCCGGACTTCGCATTCAAGGTTGTGAAGGTGTACCCCAGAGAGGCGGTGATTGGGGCAGATACAACGATAGTTGTGGAGAAACGGATAGAGCCGGCAGCTGTCGTGGAGCCTGCCTCCTTTGATGATGTTGTCGGTCAGCTCGATGCAAAGAGAAAGGTCAAGGTTATAAAGAGATACCTTGAGGAGCCTGAGAGGTTCGGGAGCTGGGCCCCACGCAACATACTCTTCTACGGCGCATCAGGTACAGGCAAGACGATGATAGCCAGAGCGCTTGCCACCGAGGCAAATGTTTCCATGATGCCAGTGAAATCAACATCACTTATTGGAGAATTCGTGGGTGAGGGGGCCAGACAGATCCACAGCCTCTACGACAGGGCTGAGCAGCTCTCTCCGTGTATCATATTCATAGATGAGATCGACGCCATAGCGCTGGACAGGCGCTACCAGGATCTCAGGGGCGATGTCTCGGAGATAGTGAATGCGCTGCTCACAGAGATGGATGGCATCTCATCCAGACGCGGCGTCTGCACGATAGCCGCGACCAACAAGATCGAGCTCCTCGATCCGTCAATACGATCGAGGTTCGAAGAGGAGATTGAGTTCAAGCTCCCATCCCATGAGGATAGGCTTGAGATATTGAGGAGAAATGCCAGCAAGATGCCGCTGGAGGTCAGGGGCGACCTCGCAGAGATCGCGAAGCTGACAGAGGGCTTCTCCGGCAGGGACCTTGTGGACAAGATCCTGAAGGTGGCGCTCCATCAGGCGATCATCGAAGACTCCAGATTCGTCGAGCGGCGTCATTTGATGGACGCGCTCCAGCGCATCAAGCGCGATGTGAAGGAGCCTCCGGGAGAGATGTTCATCTGA
- a CDS encoding amino acid-binding protein, whose protein sequence is MWQQILSKFRRYPAQEKVVRLILSRGFQINERGRVASGSIEIPHAQIAKEIDVDRRVVDTTAMAIREDPELWKVFKNVRSVLFLADVAPVLGLGVIEITPVDARQTGLLGSVAIAVAKHGLSIRQAVSDDPFFVEDPKLTIITEGKIPGELVTILKEIDGVKKVTVE, encoded by the coding sequence ATGTGGCAGCAGATCCTGAGTAAGTTCAGGCGCTATCCTGCTCAAGAGAAGGTCGTCAGGCTGATACTGTCAAGGGGTTTTCAGATAAATGAGCGCGGCAGGGTCGCTTCCGGCTCGATAGAAATCCCTCATGCGCAGATCGCTAAAGAGATCGATGTTGATAGAAGAGTGGTCGACACCACAGCGATGGCCATTCGCGAGGATCCCGAGCTCTGGAAAGTATTCAAAAATGTGAGATCTGTGCTTTTTCTTGCGGATGTTGCACCTGTGCTCGGGCTCGGCGTGATCGAGATCACTCCCGTAGATGCCAGACAGACCGGCCTTCTGGGGAGCGTCGCCATAGCTGTGGCAAAACATGGATTGAGCATACGCCAGGCAGTATCTGACGATCCCTTCTTCGTGGAGGATCCGAAGCTCACAATCATCACAGAGGGTAAGATCCCCGGCGAGCTTGTGACAATTCTGAAGGAGATTGATGGCGTTAAAAAGGTCACAGTGGAGTGA
- the endA gene encoding tRNA-intron lyase has product MSEEPLLGRLESGKVHLGKDAVKVLYEQGYFGRPLDDGLELTLVEAAYLLDRSRLRIEYDGHILSFRSFFELASSFEKGFEFRYVVYKDLRERGYYVQPGVPDFRVYPRGGHPGKTPAEFYVFVVSERTPLPIERIVEPLRLSSQMRRRLMLAVVDEESDITYYEVRESNPSGRTESAEPGGQATLLDDRVVLWDPKASERLHKHGFYGKMIGERLQLSLVETAYLLERGMIQLVDRSGVPVPLDELMRRASEIEEDFEMKYRVYRDLRDRKLVVKTGFKFGTHFRVYKSVDAEKRGTHSEYLVHTVRVDHVFHLPVLSRAVRLAHSVRKMMVFAYSDDGVEYVEVRRLKP; this is encoded by the coding sequence ATGTCAGAGGAGCCGCTGCTTGGAAGGCTTGAATCCGGGAAAGTCCATCTCGGGAAAGATGCTGTTAAGGTGCTTTACGAGCAGGGCTACTTCGGGCGGCCTCTTGATGACGGGCTCGAGCTGACGCTCGTCGAGGCCGCATATCTTCTCGACAGATCCAGATTGAGGATCGAGTATGATGGGCACATCCTGAGCTTTCGGAGCTTCTTCGAGCTCGCATCCTCTTTCGAGAAGGGCTTCGAGTTCAGGTATGTGGTGTACAAGGACCTGAGGGAGAGGGGTTATTATGTCCAGCCAGGAGTCCCCGACTTCAGAGTTTACCCGCGTGGGGGACATCCCGGAAAGACGCCTGCAGAGTTCTACGTTTTTGTCGTCTCTGAGCGGACACCGCTGCCTATAGAGAGGATCGTTGAGCCCCTGAGGCTCTCCAGCCAGATGAGGAGAAGGCTCATGCTCGCGGTCGTCGATGAGGAGAGCGATATAACGTACTACGAGGTGAGGGAATCAAATCCCTCGGGCAGGACAGAATCTGCAGAGCCTGGCGGGCAGGCGACGCTTCTGGATGACAGGGTGGTGCTGTGGGATCCCAAGGCATCGGAGAGGCTGCATAAACACGGTTTTTATGGGAAGATGATCGGGGAGAGGCTCCAGCTCTCGCTCGTGGAGACCGCGTACCTTCTTGAGAGGGGCATGATCCAGCTTGTGGATCGATCCGGAGTTCCAGTTCCGCTGGACGAGCTGATGAGGAGGGCGTCTGAGATCGAGGAGGACTTCGAGATGAAGTACCGTGTCTACAGGGATCTTAGGGACCGGAAGCTCGTCGTGAAGACCGGCTTCAAGTTCGGGACGCACTTCAGAGTGTACAAGAGCGTTGATGCGGAAAAGAGGGGCACGCACTCAGAATACCTGGTGCATACTGTGAGAGTAGATCATGTATTTCATCTCCCTGTGCTCTCCAGAGCGGTTCGGCTGGCTCACAGCGTGCGAAAGATGATGGTGTTCGCATACAGCGACGACGGCGTGGAATATGTGGAGGTCAGGAGGCTCAAGCCCTGA
- the rlmJ gene encoding 23S rRNA (adenine(2030)-N(6))-methyltransferase RlmJ produces the protein MYDHREHAGNAGDVWKHFLLSEAAAYLLCRSDLVYAESHAGYTAYTLAPNGEWRWGIGRCWHLRSEIESPYFAVLEEMNDEHLQIYPGSAKIILRLGRFFRRRVVAELWDISEDVGKSWSACPDIHFHLGDGFSGVMDLLNRRDPGLLLIDPPSPDDQDKAIELLKDASDRGWTAMSWHIMDGAAFPEHLDLHPLVFHEAGLEGGRWRGCIVAVSSGDECLRRHLCHRAGKFRSVLRNLVAGESVV, from the coding sequence ATGTATGACCACAGGGAGCATGCAGGAAATGCCGGAGATGTCTGGAAGCACTTTCTGCTATCAGAGGCTGCAGCATATCTGCTCTGCCGTTCGGATCTGGTGTATGCAGAATCGCATGCCGGTTACACTGCGTACACGCTTGCTCCCAATGGAGAGTGGAGGTGGGGCATAGGAAGGTGCTGGCATCTGAGATCAGAGATCGAGAGCCCGTACTTCGCGGTTCTGGAGGAGATGAATGATGAGCATCTCCAGATTTACCCAGGATCCGCAAAGATCATCCTCAGGCTCGGCAGATTTTTCCGCAGGAGGGTTGTGGCTGAGCTATGGGACATCAGCGAGGATGTCGGGAAGAGCTGGAGTGCCTGTCCTGACATACATTTTCATCTGGGCGATGGCTTTTCTGGGGTCATGGATCTCCTGAATAGACGCGATCCAGGGCTTCTGCTCATTGACCCCCCCTCTCCGGATGATCAGGATAAGGCGATCGAGCTTTTAAAAGATGCCTCTGACCGCGGCTGGACGGCGATGAGCTGGCATATCATGGATGGTGCTGCGTTTCCTGAGCATCTGGATCTGCATCCTCTGGTATTCCACGAGGCTGGCCTGGAAGGGGGACGGTGGAGGGGCTGCATCGTGGCTGTATCATCCGGTGATGAATGTCTCAGAAGACACCTCTGCCACCGCGCCGGGAAATTCAGATCCGTCCTGAGAAATCTGGTCGCTGGGGAGAGTGTTGTTTGA
- a CDS encoding ferrous iron transporter B has translation MHEEKPLKILLMGNPNVGKSVIFSRLTGADAISSNYPGTTVSYTEGSINVLGRSAALIDVPGVYSLDPSSKAEEVANLILEQGADLIVNVVDATNLERNLNLTLELQERGIPMVVALNLWDVAVRRGLEIDVKRLSEELGIKVVPTVAASGLGIRDLVEAIEISMSSRPPALSLDPTERWQRVGEIVSRVQKVHHRHPSHLERLEDLTIRPWTGIPVALIVLYLSFSLIVGAGELFIENVSDPFFLRYSYWVFALADRYTSGLLHDILVGRSPELLESFGLLTTGLYIPFGIVLPFLIPFYLVLGFLEDLGYLPRVSVLMDALMHRLGLHGAAIIPCVLGMGCSVPGVLGLRVLESSKQRFLAATLMTMSIPCASQTAMVFGILAPHGLRYIFAVYATLLIVFIISGMILHRLIREESPEIFMEIPQYRMPVIGALLKKTFVRIRTFISEAVPYIGIGIVVMNVFEITGLMKAIGELASPIVSGILGLPADAATALILGFLRKDIGIGMFVPLGLTPEQLVIAAVVLAMYFPCVATLTVLMKELGPYDTIRAVVFRLLAAVMVGGMLRVILL, from the coding sequence ATGCATGAAGAGAAGCCACTCAAGATACTTCTCATGGGCAACCCGAACGTGGGGAAGAGCGTGATATTCTCGAGGCTGACAGGTGCTGATGCCATCTCCTCGAACTATCCCGGAACAACTGTGAGCTACACAGAGGGCAGCATAAATGTGCTGGGCAGAAGCGCCGCGTTGATCGATGTGCCCGGTGTGTATTCACTTGATCCGAGCTCAAAGGCGGAGGAGGTTGCGAATCTCATACTGGAACAGGGCGCTGATCTGATAGTCAACGTTGTGGACGCGACAAACCTGGAGAGAAACCTGAATCTCACCCTGGAGCTCCAGGAGCGCGGTATCCCGATGGTAGTCGCACTCAACCTCTGGGATGTTGCTGTGAGAAGGGGTCTGGAGATAGATGTCAAGAGACTCTCAGAGGAGCTGGGCATAAAGGTCGTGCCAACTGTTGCAGCAAGCGGCCTTGGGATACGCGATCTCGTCGAGGCGATCGAGATCTCCATGAGCTCAAGACCGCCTGCATTGAGCCTCGATCCCACGGAGAGATGGCAGAGGGTGGGTGAGATAGTATCGAGGGTGCAGAAGGTCCATCACCGCCATCCATCTCACCTCGAGCGGCTGGAAGACCTCACGATACGACCATGGACAGGAATTCCCGTGGCGCTCATCGTCCTCTATCTCTCATTCAGCCTGATCGTGGGAGCCGGAGAGCTGTTTATTGAGAATGTGAGCGACCCGTTCTTTCTCAGATACAGCTACTGGGTATTCGCGCTGGCTGATAGATACACATCTGGACTCTTGCATGACATACTTGTGGGAAGATCTCCTGAGCTGCTCGAGTCGTTCGGCCTCCTGACAACCGGACTGTACATACCATTCGGCATCGTCCTCCCATTCCTCATACCATTCTATCTGGTGCTGGGGTTCCTCGAGGACCTGGGGTACCTTCCCAGGGTGAGCGTGCTCATGGACGCTCTTATGCACAGGCTTGGCCTCCACGGTGCTGCGATAATACCGTGCGTCCTCGGGATGGGCTGCAGCGTTCCTGGCGTCCTGGGGCTGCGCGTTCTGGAGTCGTCGAAGCAGCGCTTCCTTGCAGCAACGCTCATGACAATGAGCATACCCTGCGCATCGCAAACCGCCATGGTCTTCGGAATCCTGGCTCCACACGGTCTTAGATACATATTTGCAGTCTACGCAACCCTCCTCATAGTATTCATCATCTCTGGCATGATCCTCCACAGGCTGATCCGAGAGGAGTCACCAGAGATATTCATGGAGATCCCTCAGTACAGGATGCCCGTGATCGGTGCTCTGCTCAAGAAGACATTCGTGCGCATCAGGACGTTCATATCAGAGGCTGTTCCCTACATAGGAATTGGCATAGTTGTGATGAATGTCTTCGAGATCACGGGTCTCATGAAGGCCATCGGCGAGCTGGCAAGCCCGATCGTCTCGGGCATTCTCGGCCTCCCAGCGGATGCTGCGACTGCACTCATTCTGGGCTTCCTGAGAAAGGACATCGGCATAGGCATGTTTGTACCTCTCGGTCTCACACCGGAGCAGCTCGTCATAGCTGCTGTTGTGCTCGCGATGTACTTTCCATGCGTCGCAACCCTGACGGTGCTGATGAAGGAACTCGGTCCGTATGATACAATCAGAGCGGTGGTCTTCCGCCTGCTCGCAGCTGTGATGGTGGGCGGTATGCTCAGAGTTATTCTTCTGTGA
- the pstA gene encoding phosphate ABC transporter permease PstA, with amino-acid sequence MDTDKRTAALAVAGSILLLSSLIALAIQPQLKILLLFWQFLLPVAALMLIQMAFTLKTRNAMVVYLDALIIIAIAIFLLFSPPDLVISPLNLGASFSYRLLAPAASLIAGVLLLKDAINMLYGFGPKAREVLAFTLIRGSAVLAIVILGGIFSVIIYNGIGAISIEFLTEPHRNLGQEGGIVTCIEGTMWLVLGAMLVSAPLGIGAGIYLNEYSRSHTLNRIITISISCLNGVPSVVYGLFGLAFLVSTVGISLLAGSVILGLMNLPTIILTTQEALRSVPNSLREGSVALGATKWQTILRIVIPSALPGILTGLIIGVARAAGETAPIMWTAVTFTPVYVDKVYGVVPDVYQPVNNLCYHLLQLIYFLGAWDVEKRAWGTALVLMGLVLAMNFLAIVVRNHYRKNIRW; translated from the coding sequence GTGGATACTGATAAAAGAACAGCAGCGCTCGCAGTCGCAGGCTCGATCCTGCTTCTCTCATCGCTGATTGCGCTTGCCATCCAGCCACAGCTTAAAATTCTGCTCTTGTTCTGGCAGTTCCTCCTGCCGGTTGCGGCGCTCATGCTCATCCAGATGGCTTTCACGCTGAAAACCAGGAATGCGATGGTGGTGTATCTCGATGCCCTGATCATCATCGCGATTGCGATCTTTCTTCTCTTTTCACCCCCGGATCTTGTCATCAGCCCCTTGAACCTAGGGGCTTCGTTCAGCTACAGGCTTCTCGCGCCTGCAGCTTCACTCATTGCGGGCGTTTTGTTATTAAAAGACGCAATCAACATGCTCTACGGGTTCGGTCCAAAAGCGAGAGAGGTTCTGGCATTCACTCTTATCAGAGGCTCGGCGGTGCTGGCCATTGTGATACTCGGCGGCATATTCTCAGTCATCATATACAACGGCATCGGAGCCATAAGCATCGAGTTTCTGACAGAGCCGCACAGGAATCTCGGGCAGGAGGGCGGCATTGTGACCTGCATTGAGGGTACCATGTGGCTTGTCCTAGGTGCCATGCTGGTATCAGCCCCTCTCGGCATAGGCGCTGGCATATATCTGAATGAATACTCGAGGAGTCACACGCTGAACCGCATCATCACGATATCGATAAGCTGCCTCAATGGGGTTCCATCTGTAGTATACGGTCTCTTCGGGCTCGCATTTCTCGTATCCACGGTCGGAATATCCCTGCTTGCAGGCTCCGTGATTCTGGGGCTCATGAACCTCCCCACGATAATTCTGACGACGCAGGAGGCGCTGAGATCTGTTCCTAACTCGCTGCGGGAAGGAAGCGTGGCTCTTGGCGCCACAAAGTGGCAGACGATCCTGAGGATAGTCATTCCATCAGCACTGCCCGGCATACTCACAGGCCTGATAATTGGAGTGGCGAGGGCCGCTGGAGAGACCGCGCCGATCATGTGGACCGCTGTGACCTTCACTCCAGTGTATGTGGACAAGGTCTACGGCGTGGTTCCGGATGTGTATCAGCCTGTGAACAACCTCTGCTACCATCTTCTGCAGCTGATATACTTCCTCGGGGCGTGGGATGTCGAGAAGAGAGCGTGGGGCACAGCTCTGGTTCTCATGGGGCTGGTGCTCGCGATGAACTTCCTGGCAATAGTCGTGAGAAACCACTACAGAAAGAATATAAGATGGTAG
- the pstC gene encoding phosphate ABC transporter permease subunit PstC translates to MSVLPTALRSLTERIIESLLLITAVASIAIMILIFAYLIRESLPAIFEVGVLNLVLGEKWHSSGNIFGMRPLIVNTLLVAILALAINMSVGIPLAIYLAELSGPRTRAVLKPAVELLAGVPSIVYGFLGIIILVPYLGNTFDMLTGRSILAGAILLGVMFIPSITTICEDALRAVPNEFKEGSMALGATRWQTIRYVVLPAASSGITAAVLLNIGNIIGETMAVLLVVGNIARIPTPIYDVFDRGATFTSVIAGEMGEVAHGSLHYHALFAVGLMLLTIVSILSVIGDLARERIRRRFGGY, encoded by the coding sequence ATGAGCGTTTTGCCTACCGCTCTGAGAAGTCTGACAGAGAGGATCATAGAGTCATTACTCCTCATTACAGCAGTGGCGTCCATCGCCATCATGATTCTTATTTTCGCGTACCTCATACGGGAGAGCCTGCCAGCCATCTTCGAGGTTGGAGTGCTGAACCTGGTCCTGGGCGAGAAATGGCACTCGTCTGGAAACATCTTCGGGATGCGCCCACTGATAGTAAATACACTCCTGGTCGCGATACTCGCCCTGGCGATAAACATGTCGGTGGGCATACCCCTTGCAATATATCTCGCAGAGCTCTCTGGGCCTAGGACCAGGGCTGTGCTGAAGCCAGCAGTTGAGCTGCTCGCCGGCGTGCCGTCTATAGTCTACGGGTTCCTCGGCATTATAATCCTCGTGCCGTACCTGGGTAACACATTTGATATGCTCACAGGCAGATCTATACTTGCTGGCGCAATACTGCTTGGTGTGATGTTCATACCCTCGATAACGACGATATGCGAGGATGCGCTTAGGGCTGTGCCGAACGAGTTCAAGGAGGGCTCGATGGCTCTCGGAGCGACGAGATGGCAGACGATAAGATATGTTGTGCTTCCAGCAGCATCGTCGGGGATAACAGCAGCAGTGCTTCTGAACATAGGCAACATAATCGGCGAGACCATGGCTGTGCTGCTGGTGGTTGGAAACATCGCCCGGATACCCACCCCGATATACGATGTATTCGATCGGGGCGCGACGTTCACATCTGTCATAGCCGGGGAGATGGGTGAGGTGGCACATGGTTCCCTGCACTACCATGCGCTCTTTGCAGTGGGGCTGATGCTTCTCACAATAGTATCGATACTGAGCGTGATAGGAGACCTGGCCAGAGAGCGCATCAGGAGGAGGTTTGGTGGATACTGA